The following coding sequences lie in one Cydia fagiglandana chromosome 27, ilCydFagi1.1, whole genome shotgun sequence genomic window:
- the LOC134677931 gene encoding vacuolar protein sorting-associated protein 37A-like, with amino-acid sequence MLPRQYYNEQDVRKRQIDTLKIFNDNVQEVTENTEYKVDFTINGKNFSLNVILGPEFPNEKPVILVNPPVVHPWVAEHSSQVVGAPGLIQFTVHSDLGRVVHAVIRELQKALPVEEESQSSPAHTHSLLFPELGELTIEELHEILENPDLQDKLLETTPQLLALNLETEELMLSIERIARDNIAEQQRLDEMKTDVVDRISALVQMKINYEELHARHQKLSEEYDPHRIRDCLKAAALKADEDAEAIAEQFLLGKMPVESFISQFAETRARGQARRAREERLAHQLAQLHRAT; translated from the exons ATGCTGCCACGGCAATATTATAACGAGCAAGACGTACGAAAACGGCAAATcgatactttaaaaatattcaatgacaACGTCCAAGAAGTGACGGAAAATACGGAATACAAAGTagattttacaataaatggcaAGAATTTCAGCTTGAACGTGATATTAGGACCAGAGTTTCCTAATGAGAAGCCAGTTATATTGGTGAATCCTCCGGTGGTGCATCCGTGGGTGGCAGAGCACTCAAGTCAAGTGGTTGGGGCTCCGGGGCTGATCCAGTTTACTGTGCACTCGGATTTGGGGAGAGTTGTGCATGCTgttattag GGAGCTCCAAAAAGCACTGCCAGTGGAAGAAGAGTCACAGAGCAGCCCCGCACACACACACTCCCTCCTGTTTCCTGAGCTCGGGGAGTTGACGATTGAAGAGCTGCATGAGATCCTGGAGAACCCGGACTTGCAG GACAAACTCCTAGAAACAACGCCACAACTCCTCGCTCTGAATCTGGAGACGGAGGAGCTGATGCTCAGCATCGAGAGGATAGCCCGGGACAACATCGCGGAACAGCAGAGACTGGACGAGATGAAGACAGATGTCGTGGACCGGATATCCGCGCTGGTGCAGATGAAGATTAACTATGAGGAGCTACATGCTAG ACACCAGAAATTGTCAGAAGAGTATGACCCACACCGCATCAGGGATTGCCTGAAAGCGGCCGCCTTGAAGGCAGACGAGGACGCCGAGGCCATCGCTGAACAGTTCCTACTAG gTAAGATGCCAGTGGAGAGTTTCATCTCACAGTTCGCGGAGACGCGCGCCAGAGGGCAGGCTCGGCGAGCGCGCGAGGAGAGACTCGCGCACCAGCTCGCGCAGCTACACCGCGCCACCTAG